The Leptospiraceae bacterium genome includes the window GAAGAGCCATCTGTAATACCTTGTGAAAATAAAGAAGTTGCAGTGTTTTATGATGATAGACTTGTCGCAGTCAGTTTTCTTGATATAGGGAAAATTTCTACTTCCAGTATTTACGCAATATTCGATCCACTCTACTCAAAAAGAAGTCTTGGAATATTCACACTTCTCAAAGAGATTGAATATTCTATCGAAACCAAAAAAAAGTATTTCTATCATGGTTATGCTTTCAAAAAACCTTCGTTCTATGACTATAAAAAAAATTTTCATTCGTTAGAATATTTTGACTGGGACAAAAAATGGATCGCATTCTCAAAATAATTTAATGCTTTTCTAACCAAACTCTAAGATCAGAAAGCACTCGATCTCTATCCTTGGGGTATTCATTCATCGTTTCATGAAAAAGATTTTCGTAAATATTTAGCTTTCTATCTGCAATTACAAGATTATTGTAAAAAGCTATAGACCCGGAAGGGTCTGCAATTCGATCTTCTTGTCCGTGAAATAAATATGTAGGGACTCGTATAACGTCCGCACTATTAATACAAGGCTCACCAATTTCTAAAAATACTTTTCCGAGTGCCATTGAAATTTCTCCATGAACCAGAGGGTCTGCCTTGTATGCCTCTATGACTTCAGGATCATGGCTCAAGTCTTCGATATTCAAGCCTGCCGGAACAGTTACCTCAGGCAATACATTAGCCAAAAATTGACCTACAAATTTTTTTACTCTCATAACTACATTCAAATGAACCCTAAGTGCCGACCCGCTTGCGATAAGTGTGACCAAATTTCCTTGGTTTGTTCCCATAGCAGCGTAACACAAGACTACAAGCCCACCCATGGAATGCCCCATCAAATATACCTTTGGAACTTTTTCTGTTTTAGTGGCTATTCGGATCAACCTGTCCAAGTCGTCTAAAAATTCTAAAAAATTATTTACGTGTCCTCGTTTCCCGCCAGATCTACCGTGGCCTCTTGCGTCATGAATATATATTATAAATCCTGATTCTTTTAACGCTTCAGTCAAATTCTCATAGCGACCTCCATGCTCACCAAACCCATGGTGGACTACCAATACTTTGGGCTTTCTTTTTATAAGATTGGGACGAAAAACTCGATAAAATATCATAGTTCCATCCTCTCCTTCAAATACATTTTCTTCTACAGTGTAATCAGGTACGACTCGTTTTGACATAGTACTTGAAGTTTTCCTTACCCCAAGATTTTGAGTAGTAAAAATTAAAGAATTCCTTGAAAAAAAAAAGGTTTTTTTTATAAGTCTATAAGAGGCGAAAAATGAAAGAAAACATTCCAAACAAAATCAGTCCAGAAA containing:
- a CDS encoding alpha/beta hydrolase: MSKRVVPDYTVEENVFEGEDGTMIFYRVFRPNLIKRKPKVLVVHHGFGEHGGRYENLTEALKESGFIIYIHDARGHGRSGGKRGHVNNFLEFLDDLDRLIRIATKTEKVPKVYLMGHSMGGLVVLCYAAMGTNQGNLVTLIASGSALRVHLNVVMRVKKFVGQFLANVLPEVTVPAGLNIEDLSHDPEVIEAYKADPLVHGEISMALGKVFLEIGEPCINSADVIRVPTYLFHGQEDRIADPSGSIAFYNNLVIADRKLNIYENLFHETMNEYPKDRDRVLSDLRVWLEKH